The window CATCGAGATCACCGCCGACGTGCTCGGTCACACCGACGCCGCCACCGGCAAGCCCTTCGTCGACGTGGTGCTCGACCAGGCGGAGCAGAAGGGCACCGGGCGGTGGACCGTACAGAGCGCGCTGGACCTGGGCGTGCCGATCACGGGTATCGCCGAGGCGACCTTCGCCCGCTCGCTGTCCGGGCACGCCGACCAGCGGGCCGCCGCCCGTGAGCGGTTTGCCGACGCCGGTGGCAAGGCGAGCATCGGTGACCGGGACGCGTTCGTGGAGGACGTCCGCAAGGCGCTCTACGCCTCGAAGGTCGTCGCGTACGCGCAGGGCTTCGACCACATCCAGGCCGGCAGCGACGAGTTCGGCTGGAACATCGACCGGGGCGCGATGGCCACCATCTGGCGGGGCGGGTGCATCATCCGGGCCCGGTTCCTGAACCGGATCCGGGAGGCCTACGACGCCGACCCCGAACTGCCCACGCTCCTGGTGGCACCGTACTTCGCGGACGTGGTGTCGGACGCGATCGAGAGTTGGCGCCGGGTGGTCCGGTACGCCACCGAGGTCGGCATCCCGACCCCGGCGTTCTCCTCGTCGCTGGCGTACTTCGACGGGCTGCGTCGGGGACGGCTGCCCGCCGCCCTGATCCAGGGTCTGCGGGACAACTTCGGCGCGCACACGTACCAGCGGGTCGACCGGGAGGGTTCCTTCCACACGCAGTGGGCCGGCGCCCGTACCGAATCGGCGTCCTGACCTCGACGGCCCGCCGGTGTCGTGATCTCACGGCACCGGCGGGCCGATCGTCTCTCCGCTACCCGCCTGGGCGTTCCTCCACCAGGTAGCCGTTCTGCAGCAGCCAGTTCACGCTCAACGGGGCGGGTGCACCGGGTACGTGCCTGGACTCCAGCTTGTACTGCAGGCCGAGGCCGAGTTGTTCGAACCACGGCGCGATCGGCCCGGAGTCGACCTGGAACGCCCGCAGTACGCAGTAGAGGTGGTAGTTGCTCGCCGGGGTCCCGGTCGGGGTGTTGAGGTTCTGCGGTGGCAGTGCCCGCTGGAGGAACAGCGTCCGGGCCGGTGCCAGGTAGGCGCCGCCGGGGTAACCGAACCGGTCCACCCGGCTGCCCGCCCGCAGGGTCTGCACGAACCGGACCGGCTCGCCGTGGACCACGAGGAAGCCGTCGGCGGGCGGGTACGTCCAACTCCCGCCGCTGCGGTACCTGGCCACGAAGTCGGGCTCGCTGAGCCCGCCGAACCGCCGGTAGCCGAACAGCAGCGGACCCACCGGACGGTCCTCCGGCAGCGCGGCCGGTCCGAGTTCCGGACGGGTGGGGTCGTGGAACTGCTGGGTGGGTGGTGCCTGGTCGGGTGTACCCGGCCGGCAGGCCGAGGCGGCGGGGGCCGTGCCGGCGTACGCGGGCAGCGGCGGCGCGTTGACCAGGAGGACCGCGACGAGGGCGGCGGAGGCAAGCGAACGGATCTTCATAAACCCCCCAAACCGGGCTGACATCGCGGTCAGTTAACTGGACGATCACCCAGGGTCGTCCAGTGAACTATCGGATTACCGTCAATTCGCCCATCATGGAGGCAGCTGTGGTTGCCTGCGCACTGAGCCGCAGGGGCAGCTTCAGCGGAAGCGGCGCCGCAGGCTGCGCCGGTTCAGCCCCGGCGCGGTGGTCTCCAACCGGCGCCGGAGCAGGTCCCACTCCCGCCGACGCTCGTCGGTGACGTCGCGCAGGGTGATCGACACACCGGGCGGGCCGGGCTCCGCCCGCAACGGCCGGCATTTCACCTCGACCAGGACCCGGCTGCGGTCGGCCCGGCGCAGGGTCCACTGCACGACCGTCCCGGCCGGGTCGTCGTCCGCGCGTACGCCGCTCAGGGCGCGGTCCACCTGGTCGTGGTCGTCCGGGTGGATGATGTCCCGCCAGGTGGCGAACGCCTGCGACTCGATGCCGAGGAGCCGCCAGAGCGCCGGGTTGGCGTAGTTCACCCGGTCGTCGTCGCCGACGATCAGGACACCGTCGTTGGTGTTACCGGCCACCAGGTCCAGATACCGGTCCCGGTCCTGCCGGTGGGCCGCGCCGGTCACCGCCAGCCGTTGCAGGGCGAGCGTGGCCTGACCGGCGGCCACCTCGATCACGTCCCGCGAGACGGCGAGGGTGTCCCGGTCGGCGGCCACCAGGAGGGCCGCGCCCGCGCGACCGACCACCGACTCGGCACCGGGGGTCAGCGATGCCACGATGGTGGCCGGCAGACCGCCCAGCGGCTCGACCAGCACGGCGGGCAGCAGCCGGGTCTCGAGCAGCAGGCTGCGCCGCCGGGTGTTGTTCGTCGGCAGCGGCTGGTCCAGATCCACCCTCGGCGACCAGACGAAGTCGATGTCGTCGGTCCGGCGGCCCGGCGGCCGGTACAGCGCGAAGACGAGACGGTGCGGGGTGCCGGCCGGCATCATCTGCGCGACCATCACCCGCAGCGCCTCCCCTACCTGGGCACTACCCGTCGCGCCGACCAGGCTGGTGCAGGTCTCCCGCAGGTGCCGCTCCCGGCGTACGGCGTGCCGGTGCTTGTTGCGGGCGTCGACCACACGGGTCACCACCAGGACCGTGCTGAGCCCGGCCACCACGGCGATCACCACTCCGTCGAGGACCGCACCGGCGACCGCCTCGGCGAACAGAACCACCGCGGCGGTCAGACCGGCCAGTGCGACCAGGCCGACCCGGGTCCCGGCGGTCTCGTCCGGCGGCACGTCGACCCGCGCGGTCAGCCGGGTCATCGAGGGATGCAGCGCCGCGGCACCCCAGGCGAGGTAGTGGACCAGCCAACCCAGCTCCGCCGGCCCACCGGGCCGCCACCCCGAGCCGAGCTCGGCGACGGCGTAGGCGGTGTCCGCGGCGAGCAGCCCGGCCGCTCCCACGGCGAGCAGCAGGACCGCCACGTTGCGCGGCGCCGCGACCGCCAGCCGCACCATCACCACCAGCACGAGCAGACCGCCGAGTACGTGACTGACCAGCACACACTGCTCGACCCGGGAGAGGTCGGTGCCGGGCAGCGCCGGTGCCACCACCTGGGTCCAGCCGACCAGACCGACGGCGAGCACCACCGCGAGCAGGTCGGTCAGGCCGGAGCGGTCACGGATGACCGCGCTGCTGCGGGTGAGCTGCACCAGGGCAGCGGTGAGCAACGGGAACAGGGCCACGTACAGACCGTCGGCGAGCAGGGTGGCGACCTGCCCGGAGGAGGTCGCGGCGACCGCGTACGCGACGTCACCGGCGGCCAGGACGGCCAGGCCGGACCCGAGCAGCAGCCACGGCGCGGGTCGCGCGGGCCGGTGCCGGCGGATGCCGTACGCCACGGCGGTCACGCTGGCCGCGCCGATGGTTCCCCAGAGCATCGCCGCCGCGGCGGGGAGCAGGAAGACACCCAGCCCGAGGGCGGCGGTCAGCGTGACGAAGCCGATGATGCGGCGCTGCGGCAACCGGAATCCTCCCACCCGCGCCGCCGGGCAGCCGCCCAACCGCGGTACACGTGTTGCACCGGCCTCGACGGCGGGCTGTGGCGTACGCATCCGTTCCCCCGCGGCACCGACTATGCCGTACGGGACGCAGTGGGTGGAAGGAACGCGCCGGAGCGAAGTTCGGCACCTCGTGTCGGGTGTGGAGCGTGCCCACGCGCACCGTCGCGCCGAGTACGCGCGTACACGTGTCGATGATCCACCAGATATCAGTGAGTGGAACGTGGTTCGGCGTCCTGGGCCTCGCCCCGACTTTCCCACGGCGGACCGATCGGTCCACATTAGATGATC of the Micromonospora sp. NBC_01796 genome contains:
- the gndA gene encoding NADP-dependent phosphogluconate dehydrogenase, yielding MAEQEAFGKPAAGSAQIGVTGLGVMGRNLARNLARHGYPVAVHNRSADRTRSLIAEHGDEGEFVPAESMADFVSSLSRPRAVIVMVKAGGPTDAVIEELIPLLETDDIVIDAGNAHFADTRRREETLKAHGLHFVGTGVSGGEEGALLGPSIMPGGSVEAYAKLGPIFESIAAQVDGVSCCTHVGPDGAGHFVKMVHNGIEYADMQLIAEAYDLLRDGLSATPGELAEIFRTWNEGDLESFLIEITADVLGHTDAATGKPFVDVVLDQAEQKGTGRWTVQSALDLGVPITGIAEATFARSLSGHADQRAAARERFADAGGKASIGDRDAFVEDVRKALYASKVVAYAQGFDHIQAGSDEFGWNIDRGAMATIWRGGCIIRARFLNRIREAYDADPELPTLLVAPYFADVVSDAIESWRRVVRYATEVGIPTPAFSSSLAYFDGLRRGRLPAALIQGLRDNFGAHTYQRVDREGSFHTQWAGARTESAS
- a CDS encoding TNT domain-containing protein — its product is MKIRSLASAALVAVLLVNAPPLPAYAGTAPAASACRPGTPDQAPPTQQFHDPTRPELGPAALPEDRPVGPLLFGYRRFGGLSEPDFVARYRSGGSWTYPPADGFLVVHGEPVRFVQTLRAGSRVDRFGYPGGAYLAPARTLFLQRALPPQNLNTPTGTPASNYHLYCVLRAFQVDSGPIAPWFEQLGLGLQYKLESRHVPGAPAPLSVNWLLQNGYLVEERPGG
- a CDS encoding PAS domain-containing protein, which codes for MPQRRIIGFVTLTAALGLGVFLLPAAAAMLWGTIGAASVTAVAYGIRRHRPARPAPWLLLGSGLAVLAAGDVAYAVAATSSGQVATLLADGLYVALFPLLTAALVQLTRSSAVIRDRSGLTDLLAVVLAVGLVGWTQVVAPALPGTDLSRVEQCVLVSHVLGGLLVLVVMVRLAVAAPRNVAVLLLAVGAAGLLAADTAYAVAELGSGWRPGGPAELGWLVHYLAWGAAALHPSMTRLTARVDVPPDETAGTRVGLVALAGLTAAVVLFAEAVAGAVLDGVVIAVVAGLSTVLVVTRVVDARNKHRHAVRRERHLRETCTSLVGATGSAQVGEALRVMVAQMMPAGTPHRLVFALYRPPGRRTDDIDFVWSPRVDLDQPLPTNNTRRRSLLLETRLLPAVLVEPLGGLPATIVASLTPGAESVVGRAGAALLVAADRDTLAVSRDVIEVAAGQATLALQRLAVTGAAHRQDRDRYLDLVAGNTNDGVLIVGDDDRVNYANPALWRLLGIESQAFATWRDIIHPDDHDQVDRALSGVRADDDPAGTVVQWTLRRADRSRVLVEVKCRPLRAEPGPPGVSITLRDVTDERRREWDLLRRRLETTAPGLNRRSLRRRFR